A genomic segment from Glycine soja cultivar W05 chromosome 20, ASM419377v2, whole genome shotgun sequence encodes:
- the LOC114401291 gene encoding SAC3 family protein A-like isoform X4: protein MWNSGSYSSHPYTNYTPDSGGSYSSGAATTSVQYQQQYKQWADYYNQTEVSCAPGTENLSVTSSSTLDCPIPAVTSGYATPNSQPPQSYPPFWRQESSSSSIPSFQPATVNSGDRDGYWKHGAQSSQIQQTNPIQPNYQSPLDLKSSYDKFQDQQKTVSSQRTNLYLPPPPPPPLPSQLVNLAPVQSVSSPDAKRVSKLQIPTNPRIASNLTFGQPKAEKDSSTTSSAPKPVYIAVSLPKPSEKISSNDAANSILKPGMFPKSLRGYVERALARCKDDKQMVACQAVMKEIITKATADGTLNTRNWDMEPLFPMPDADVINKDSSMSLAQDSLLPKFKKSPRRSKSRWEPMPEEKPVDNPMLISNDTVKYSNWVPNEKDRKVAVENKESKDGLRNTKFSPLLQRLSSKALQRPFKKQRLTDASIASENGDASSDSDKEQSLTAYYSAAMTFSDTPEERKRRENRSKRFDLGQGRRTENNHSRKKHAGGGSFYNRRASALVLSKSFDDGASKAVEDIDWDALTVKGTCQEIEKRYLRLTSAPDPATVRPEEVLEKALLMIQNSQKNYLYKCDQLKSIRQDLTVQRIRNQLTVKVYETHARLALEFGDLFEYNQCQSQLQTLYAEGIEGSDMEFAAYNLLCVIMHSNNNRDLVSSMARLSHEAKKDEAVKHALAVRAAVTSGNYIAFFRLYKAAPNLNTCLMDLYVEKMRYKAVNCMCRSYRPTLPVSYISQVLGFSTGVATNGVSDERETDALEECSEWLKAHGASIITDNNGDMLLDTKVSSSNLFVPEPEDAVAHGDANLAVDDFLARAPL from the exons ATGTGGAACAGTGGCAGTTATTCTTCTCATCCATATACTAACTACACCCCAGATTCCGGTGGTTCTTATAGTTCTGGTGCTGCCACTACTTCAGTGCAGTATCAGCAACAATACAAACAGTGGGCAGATTACTACAATCAAACAGAAGTCAGCTGTGCACCAGGGACAGAGAACTTATCTGTCACAAGTTCATCTACTTTGGATTGTCCTATTCCTGCAGTTACTAGTGGTTATGCGACTCCAAATAGCCAGCCTCCACAATCATATCCACCATTTTGGAGGCAAGAGTCCAGTTCTTCTTCCATACCTTCTTTTCAG CCTGCCACAGTAAATAGTGGTGATCGTGATGGTTACTGGAAACATGGAGCCCAAAGTTCTCAGATACAACAAACTAATCCTATTCAACCAAACTATCAAAGTCCTTTGGATTTAAAATCTTCTTATGATAAATTTCAGGATCAACAGAAGACTGTATCTTCTCAACGAACCAATTTGTACCTTCCTccaccaccgccaccacctctccCCTCTCAACTGGTGAATCTGGCACCTGTACAAAGTGTTTCGTCTCCAGATGCAAAACGGGTAAGCAAACTTCAAATTCCTACAAATCCTCGAATTGCTTCAAATTTGACATTTGGACAGCCCAAAGCCGAAAAAGATAGCTCTACAACCAGTTCAGCACCAAAACCTGTGTATATTGCTGTTTCGTTGCCAAAGCCAAGTGAGAAAATATCATCTAATGATGCTGCTAATTCTATACTTAAG CCTGGTATGTTTCCCAAGTCTTTACGTGGCTATGTTGAAAGAGCTTTGGCACGTTGTAAAGATGATAAGCAAATGGTCGCATGTCAGGCTGTCATGAAGGAG ATAATCACTAAGGCAACGGCTGATGGTACTCTCAACACACGAAATTGGGATATGGAACCACTTTTCCCAATGCCAGATGCTGATGTGATCAATAAAGA TAGTTCAATGTCGTTAGCCCAGGATTCTTTATTgccaaagtttaaaaaaagtcCTAGACGATCTAAAAGTAGGTGGGAGCCAATGCCAGAGGAGAAGCCAGTTGACAATCCAATGTTAATCAGTAATGATACTGTAAAATACAGTAATTGGGTACCTAATGAAAAGGACAGAAAG GTGGCAGTGGAAAACAAAGAAAGCAAGGATGGGTTGAGGAATACTAAATTTTCTCCATTACTGCAGAGATTATCTAGTAAGGCTCTTCAAAGGCCATTTAAGAAGCAGCGTCTTACAGATGCTTCTATTGCTTCTGAAAATGGTGATGCATCTAGTGATAGCGACAAGGAACAAAGTTTGACGGCATATTATTCTGCTGCAATGACTTTTAGTGATACACCAGAGGAAAGGAAGAGACGTGAAAACCGTTCCAAGCGATTTGATTTAGGACAAGGGCGTCGAACAGAAAATAATCACTCAAGGAAAAAACATGCCGGGGGTGGAAGCTTTTACAATAGAAGGGCTAGTGCCTTGGTGCTGAGCAAAAGCTTTGACGATGGTGCCAGCAAAGCTGTTGAGGATATTGACTGGGATGCTCTAACTGTGAAGGGTACTTGCCAGGAAATTGAAAAGCGTTACCTTCGCCTAACTTCTGCACCTGATCCTGCCACT GTAAGACCTGAAGAGGTTCTTGAAAAAGCACTATTGATGATTCAAAATTCCCAGAAGAATTACCTCTATAAATGTGACCAGTTAAAGTCTATTCGCCAAGACCTAACTGTTCAACGAATACGCAATCAATTAACAGTCAAG GTGTATGAAACACATGCCCGATTGGCACTGGAATTTGGGGACCTGTTTGAGTATAATCAG TGCCAATCTCAGTTGCAAACTCTTTATGCCGAAGGCATTGAGGGGTCTGATATGGAATTTGCCGCTTACAACTTGCTTTGTGTCATAATGCATTCAAATAATAACAGAGATCTTGTATCATCAATGGCAAG GTTATCTCACGAAGCAAAGAAGGATGAAGCTGTAAAACATGCCCTTGCCGTTCGTGCTGCTGTAACTTCAGGAAATTATATTGCATTCTTTAGACTGTACAAAGCAGCTCCTAACTTAAACACCTGCCTTATGG ATCTCTATGTTGAAAAGATGCGCTATAAGGCTGTGAACTGCATGTGCCGGTCATATCGTCCAACTCTACCTGTTTCATACATTTCTCAGGTTCTTGGGTTTTCAACTGGCGTGGCCACAAATGGAGTGAGCGATGAGAGAGAGACAGATGCATTGGAAGAGTGTTCAGAATGGTTGAAAGCACATGGGGCCAGCATAATTACTGATAACAACGGAGATATGCTGCTAGATACAAAA GTTTCATCATCTAATCTGTTTGTGCCAGAGCCAGAGGATGCTGTTGCCCACGGAGATGCCAATCTTGCTGTTGATGACTTTTTAGCAAGAGCGCCTTTATAG